The genomic segment GGACGGTCACATCGAGGCGCTCGACAAGGGTGAGACGACCACCTCGCAGCTGCTGCAGGAGCATCTCCCGGCCTCGAAGGTCGCCAAGGCCTTCAACCACATCACGTGGAGCGACATCACCACGGACGGCACCCCCGCCGGCACCCCGAACCGCCGAGCGCTGGCGACCTCCAGCGACTTCAGCGAGGCGGCCGCGTTCGTGACGGCGTTCTACGACGAGATCGGTTTCGACACCGTCGACGTCGGCCCGCTCAGCGAGTCCTGGCGCGTCGAGCGCGATCGTCCGGCGTACGTGCGGCGTCAGAATGCCCAGGAACTCGAGGAGAATCTCGCCGTCGCAAATCGCCTGCCTTAAACGCCTGATCAGTGCCAGACTGTGCCCATGGGGGCAACAGAAGGGGAACTGGAGTCGGCGCGCGTCGCGCGAATCCTGCGAGAAGACATCGTGCTCGGACGTCGAGCGCCGGGCACGAAGCTCGTCGAGCGCGACATCGCCGCCGAGTTGCAGGTATCCCGTCTTCCCGTGCGCGAGGCGATTCGCATGCTCGTCTCGGAGGGCGTCGTCGTGACCCGGCCGAGGAAGTGGGCCGTGGTGCGCGAGTACACCCTCGAGGACGTGCGCAACTTCTCGGAGGTGCGCCTCATGCTCGAGACCGCGCTGTTCGTCCTCGCCGCTGAGCGGCACGACGACGAGACGCTGACGCACCTGCACGAGATCGTCGAACGCGAGGAGGCGGCGGCCCGCGAGGGCGACGTCCTCGCCGCGCGCTCCGCAGCTGCCGCGTTCCACCAGTACATGGTCGTCCTCGCGGGCAACGATGTGCTCGCCGAGCTGACGGAGACGTTCGTGACACGTCTGCGGTGGATCTTCGGGACATACGAGGATGCTGGCGCGATGGCCGCCTCGCACCGCGAGCTGTTCGACGCCATCGCCTCAAGAGAGGCGCCAGAGGTGCGACAGTTGGTGGAGGCGCACCTGGAAGCCGGCCGCGAGGCCACCGAGCGGCGCTTCCTCGAGCGGATGTCGCGCCGTTCGGCCGACCCTCGGACCGACGACGGAGATGAGGACGTCGCCGTCGGCGACTGACGTCAGACCGTCGGAGTGGTCGTGTCGACCGCCTGACGCAAAGGACCGCGCATCACACGCCAGTAGCGCGAGGGGGAGAAGCGGACGAGCACATCGATGAGCCGTGCCTCGCGTCCGACCATGGTGCGCGCGCGTCGGCGGACGGTCGCGCGGACGATGCGTGCCGCCGCGTCGGACGGCTCCGTGTGGTACATCGCCGCTTGGGCGGATGCGGCCCTGGCGGCGACGGACGGGTCGATGGATGCCGCGTAGCGGCCGTGCAGGATGATCCCGGTCCGCACGCCCGCAGGGTAGACCGCACCCACGGTCACGGAGGAGTCCTCCAGCTCGTGGCGCAGGGACTCGGAGAACGCGCGGACGGCGAACTTGCTCATGGAATACGGGATGCGCCCGGCAGGGGCGGCGAGGGCGTACACGCTGGCGAGGTGCGTGATGTGCGCGGCGGGCTGACGACGCATGACAGGCAGGAGCGCCTTCGTGATGGAGACCGTGCCCCACAGATTCACGTCGATCAGCCAGCGCATCTCCTCCATGGTGAGCTGCTCCAGCGTGCCGAGCATCGAGGAGCCGGCGCACGTGATCAGCGCGTTGATGCGCGGGTGCGCCGCGACGATGTCCGCCGCGGCGGCGAAGACCGCATCGTCATCGCGGAGGTCCACGATGTGTGTGGTGACACCCTCGCCCAACTGCTCTGCCAAGGCGGTGAGGCCCTCGGCGTTGTGGTCGATGAGGGCGAGCCGCGCGCCGGAGGCGGAGAGCTGCCTGGCGACTTCCGCTCCCATGCCGCTCGCGGCACCGGTGATCACGGTGGTGTTCCCGGCAAGGGTGAGCCGTCGCATCCATCCTCCTCGCGGAGCGGTTCGGGCCGCACCGGTCGCTTCGTCGCAGGTGGAGAACCTGTCGACTTCCATTCTGACCGACACGGGCGTCAGACGTGGACGATACGATCAGATCAGGAGGAGGTCGCAGTGGGAAGAACAGCTGATGCGATTGCCGAAGGCGTCGCCATCGCCACTGCCGCCGCGCGCCTCGACGTGAAGAACAGGATCCTGGTCGGCACCATCGCCGGCGGTGGGGTGTTCGATGCCGACCGCTATCTCGCGGATGCCAGAGAGGCGCTCCTGGCCATGGCCGCAGAGTCCGAGCAGGCGGCAGAGACGGCGACGCGACTGCGCAAGCGCGCGCGCGGGCGCTACTCCGATCCGGCCGGCACGCATGACTATCGCGACCGGGACGTGCGCAACCTCCGTCGCCGCGCCAAGCAGTCCGCCGGGGTCGCCGAGCGGCTGACGGCGATGGCGCAGGACGAGGAGAAGCTCGGTGCGCTCGTCGAGCAGGCGCGGGAGGCCGCATGGGCCGACGTGCGCGGAAACCTCGATCGCAGACTGGTCGTCGAGGGCATGAGGCCCGATCAGGACCCCGATTACGCGACGATGCGCGAGGCGCGGATGCAGGCGCTGCGGCTGGTGGATCTGCAGGCGCTGTCGTCGCAGCAGCGGGCCCGGCGCAAGGCCAAGGGTGCATCCTGAGCCTCGTTTCGCGTTCCTGTCCTCCGTCATGTATTCTTGCTGAGGCCCGTTTCGTTGAAACAGGCCGGGAAATGCGCCACTAGCTCAATGGATAGAGCATCTGACTACGGATCAGAAGGTTAGGGGTTCGAGTCCCTTGTGGCGCACAGTGCCTGAAGAACCCCGTCGCGGAAGCGGCGGGGTTCTTCTCATTTCCCGGCGTAGCCTGGGGGAGTGACTGCGTACGTCTCGGCCTTCGACCTGTTCTCCATCGGTGTGGGGCCGTCGAGCTCCCACACGGTTGGACCGATGCGGGCGGCGCTCGACTTCGCGCGGCGCCTGCGCGCAGATCCGCGTCTCCCCGAGGTGGCGAGGGTCAGCTGCGTCCTGTACGGGTCTCTCGGGGCCACGGGGATCGGCCACGGTACCCCGGATGCGGTCGTCGCCGGACTCCGAGGACGGGAACCGGAGACGTGCGAACCGGCCCACGTGCGCGCGGCCTGGGCGGACTTCCCCGAGGGGGCAGGACTGATCATCGCCGGCGCGCACACGGTGCCGTTCCGGAAGGCCGACATCGAGTTCGCGCCCCGTACCCGGTTGCCGGGGCATCCGAATGCCATGACTCTCCGCGTCCATGCTGCCGACGGTGAGGTGCTCGCGGAGCAGACGTACTACTCCATCGGCGGCGGGTTCATCCGGCGCGAGGGTGAGAGCGCCCGGATCGCCGCCGGCGGTTTTCCGCTCGACTACACGGATGCCGCCTCGCTGCTGGCGCTGTGCGACGAACGCGGGATCACGATCGCCGACGTCGCGCGCGAGAACGAGATGGCATTGCGGTCGGAGGAGGAGGTCGCATCCGGTCTCGACGCGATCTGGGACGCGATGGCCGGATGCGTGGACGCCGGCCTGCACGCCGACGGTGTCCTCCCCGGCATCCTGAAGGTCAAGCGTCGGGCCGGCGCCATCCGGGAGCAGCTCCAGGCCATCGAGGCTGAGGGGGCGAGAGAGATCCCCGGGGAATGGCTGGGCGCGTTCGCTCTCGCGGTCAACGAGGAGAACGCGGCGGGCGGCCGCGTCGTGACCGCGCCCACGAACGGCGCCGCCGGAATCCTGCCCGCCGTCGCGATGTACTGGTGGCGGTTCCTCGCCGGGTCCGGACTCGGGTCCGGCAACGCCGTCACGCCGTACGGTGAACTCGTCGGCAGCGCCCTGCTCGGTTTCCACGGCGATGCCGCCAGCGCGGAGGCGCACGATCCGGCGAGTGAAGAGCTCGTCGTCGAGGCGAATCGTCGCCGCGGCATCCGTCGATTCCTCCTCACCGCGACGGCGCTCGGGTCTCTGTTCAAAGCCAATGCGTCCATCTCCGGCGCGGAAGGCGGCTGCCAGGCCGAGGTGGGCTCGGCATGCGCCATGGCCGCCGGCGGCCTCACCGCCGTCATGGGTGGCACCAACCGGCAGATCGAGAACGCGGCGGAGATCGCGATGGAGCACCATCTCGGTCTCACCTGCGACCCCATCGGTGGCCTCGTGCAGATCCCGTGCATCGAGCGCAACGCGATCGCAGCGTCCACCGCGGTGACCGCCGCACGACTCGCCCTGCGTGGGGACGGGCAGCACTACGTCTCACTGGATGCGGTCGTCGAGACGATGCGGCAGACCGGGCTCGACATGTCGACGAAGTACAAGGAGACGAGCGAAGGCGGGCTCGCCGTCAACGTCATCGAATGCTGAGGGGCGCGGTGCGCGTCGCGCCGCCGCACGCGCTGACCACCCTCACCCCCGCGCGGCGCGGTTCTTCGTGTGCCGGGTCGGGACCGCCTGCCACGGGTCCTCCGGCCAGGGGTGCTTCGGGTACCGCCCGCGCATCTCGGCGCGCACCTGGGCATACGGGCCCGACCAGAACGACGCAAGATCGTCGGTGACGGCCAGGGGCCGACCGGCCGGGGAGAGCAGGTGGAACAGGACAGGCACCCGCCCGTTCGCCACACGGGGTGTCTCGGCCCATCCGAAGCACTCCTGCAGCTTGACGGCCACCACGGGTCGCGCGGTGGGGTCGTCCGACGGAGGGTAGGTGATGCGCACGTTCGATCCGCTGGGTACGGTCAGCCGTTCCGGTGCGAGAGCGTCGAAGTCCGTGGCCGCGGGCCACGGCAGGAGTCGCCTGAGCGCCGGTGCCAGGTCGATCCGCGATGCGGGTGTGCCGCCGGCGAGGGTGGTGAGCTCGGGGCCGAGCCAGGACTCGAGGTCACTGAGCAGGGCCTTGTCCGACACGTCCGGCCACGGGTCACCGATCTCGCGGTGCAGCAGCGCCAACCGTCGGCGCAGGTGCGTGGCGGCATCCGACCAGCGGAAGACGTCGAGGCCGTTGCGCTCGATCGCCCGCCGGACGGCGTCGTGACCGCTTCCGTCCGTGCCGGCCTTGACCGGCGCCGAGGAGCGCAGGATCGCGCCGATCCGCCGTTCGCGGCGAGCCGTGACACGGCCGTCGACGAACTCGGCCTCGACACGATCCGTCAGGAGATGGCCGGCCGCGCGCTCGACGTCGTCTTCGTCGATGACGGCGGCGGCGCGGATCACGGCGCCGGTGCCCGCCGCGGCTCGCCCCTGGGCGCGTGCGACGTCGGCGATGGCCAGCCACTCGGCGTCGGCGAGTGCGCCGGTGACCCCGGCGCGGGTACCGGACGCGAGCAGGAACGTCGCCCCGTGCGACGAGCGATCGACGCGTCGCCCGATGCGGTCGGGAAAGGCGAGGGCGATGACGAGTCCGACCGCATCCGCTGCCGGGCTCTCTCGGTGGGGCACGCCTGCTGGCGTGAACCTCCGGAGCCGCGAGACCTCGCGCGTCCACCGGCGGGCCTCGGGGTCGCGCCGGTGCCGCAGCGCTGAGACAGCGGCCGCGACGTCGCCGTCGGCCACACGGGCGTCTCCGCCGAGGAGCGCGACGACCTCGGCGGCGAGCTGCTCGCCCACGATCCGGCTTCCGTCGCGGAGGGCACGGGCGAGCCGCGGATCCGTGGGGATGCGCGCGAGCTCGCGCCCCGCGTCGGTCGCGCGTCCGTCGTCGTCGATGGCGCCGAGTCCGCGCAGCACGGTCACGGCGTCGCGCAGGCTGTCGGCGGGCAGAGGGTCGAGCAGGCGCAGCCCTGCCCCGCCCGGTGTGCCCCAGCAGGCGAGCAAGAGGGCGGCGTCGGTGAGGTCGGTGGTCGCGATCTCGGGCGCCGGCCTGGCCGGTGCTGCGGCGTACGTCCGTTCGTCGACGCAGCGCACGACTGTGCCCGGGCCCTGTCGCGTGGCGCGCCCCGCTCGTTGGACGGCGGAGGAGCGCGAGGTCGGCACGGTGACGAGGCCGCTCATGCCGCGAGCGGCGTCGCGCTGCGGCTGGCGAGAGAGGCAGGTGTCGACGACGAGCCGGACGCCGGGAACGGTGAGAGAGGACTCCGCCAGTGAGGTCGTGACGATGATGCGCGGCGGCTGATCGGCACGGCGTCCGCGGATCACGGCATCCTGTTCGGCAGCGGGCATCTGCCCGTGGAGCTCGCGGACGTCGATGTCGCCCGCCTTCTCGTGGAGACGACGGGCGATCTCGGACACCTCGCGTGCGCCCGGCGCGAAGACGAGGGCGTCGGCGGTGCGGTCGGTGCGGAAGAGTTCTCGCCCACTGGAGACCGCGACGTCGGCGACATGGTCGAGGAAGCCCCGGGTGACACCGCGTCCGTCGAGCCGAGGAGCGGAGCTCGGCATCCAGCGCTCCTTGAGCGGATGGGCGGGCACGGTCTGGGTGACCACCGGGGCGGGTGCGGCGTCCGTGCCGAGGACGTGGGCGACACGGTCGGCGTCGAGTGTCGCCGACATCGCGATGACGGCGAGGTCGTCCCGCAGCTGCCGGGCTTCGCCGAGCAGGCCGATCAGCAGGTCGGTCTCGATCGCCCGCTCGTGCACCTCATCGATGATGACAGCGGCCGTCCCCTCGAGGCCGGGATCCGAGAGCATCCGCCGCAGCAGTACTCCGGCGGTGACGAACTCGATGCGGGTGTCCGTGGCCACCTGGCGCTCGCCGCGGACGGTGAAGCCGACGCGGGTGCCGAGGGGCGAACCGTCGAGCTCGGAGAGTCGCCGGGCCGCGGCGCGGGCGGCCACGCGGCGGGGTTGGGTGACGATGACGCGTCCCTCGGACCGGTTCGCGACCACGGCGGGGACGAGGGTCGTCTTCCCGGTGCCGGGCGGCGCGCTGATGACGGCGGTCGTGCTGTCCGCGAGTGCGGCGTCCAGGTCGCCGAGCGCGGCGGCGAAGGCGAGACCGGTGCCGAGCGCCTCGACGTCGAACGGAGATCTCTGCACCCCTCCATCTTCGCGCGTTCCGATGGGTGGGGATGCAGAAGCGGCGCCTCCCGCTCGTGGGCCCCCGCAACACGCGGGACACGAACGGGCGGCGCCGCCTCAGATCACTCTGCGGATTCTGCTGGTTCGTCGGCGGAGGACCCGGTGCCGGAATCCGCCGCTGTCGCGCGGGACCGCTTCGGAGCGGATGCCGTCGCCGGCGCTGCGGCCGACGCCTGCGTCTTCGCGATGCCCGCACCGATGCCCTGGCCGACGGCCTGACCCTGGATGATGGCGGCGAGGTCGAGCCCGGTCGCCGAGCTCACGCTGTCGAACACGGACTTCAGCGCCTTCGCGCTGTCGGCGCCGACGACGCCGGACGCGCCGTCCTCGCCGGAGCCGCCGATGATCGACACGGATCCGATCGTGGCGTAGCCCTTCGCGAACTCGCCCATGATCGTGGGGAGCACGTCGAGCACACGCTGCGACAGGAAGGCCTCCTGGTTGGAGGCGATGGCCTTGGCCTCGGCTTCGGTCGCCGCGGCGCGCGCTTCACCCTCTGCGCGGATGGCATCGGCCTCGGCGTTCGCGCGGAGGCGGCGTGCCTCGGCTTCTGCGTCGGCGAGAGCACGGAGGGCGTTCGCCTCACCGGATGCCTTCGCCTCTGCTGCGGCGGCCTCACCGGCGGCACGTGCGCGGTCGGCCTCGGCCTGCTGCTCGGCGATCTTCGTGCGCGCCTCGGCCTGCTTGACCTGCTCGATCGCGGCGGCCTCTGCGGCCCGCTCGCGCGTGTAGAGCT from the Microbacterium ginsengiterrae genome contains:
- a CDS encoding L-serine ammonia-lyase, iron-sulfur-dependent, subunit alpha, whose amino-acid sequence is MTAYVSAFDLFSIGVGPSSSHTVGPMRAALDFARRLRADPRLPEVARVSCVLYGSLGATGIGHGTPDAVVAGLRGREPETCEPAHVRAAWADFPEGAGLIIAGAHTVPFRKADIEFAPRTRLPGHPNAMTLRVHAADGEVLAEQTYYSIGGGFIRREGESARIAAGGFPLDYTDAASLLALCDERGITIADVARENEMALRSEEEVASGLDAIWDAMAGCVDAGLHADGVLPGILKVKRRAGAIREQLQAIEAEGAREIPGEWLGAFALAVNEENAAGGRVVTAPTNGAAGILPAVAMYWWRFLAGSGLGSGNAVTPYGELVGSALLGFHGDAASAEAHDPASEELVVEANRRRGIRRFLLTATALGSLFKANASISGAEGGCQAEVGSACAMAAGGLTAVMGGTNRQIENAAEIAMEHHLGLTCDPIGGLVQIPCIERNAIAASTAVTAARLALRGDGQHYVSLDAVVETMRQTGLDMSTKYKETSEGGLAVNVIEC
- the hrpB gene encoding ATP-dependent helicase HrpB, whose translation is MQRSPFDVEALGTGLAFAAALGDLDAALADSTTAVISAPPGTGKTTLVPAVVANRSEGRVIVTQPRRVAARAAARRLSELDGSPLGTRVGFTVRGERQVATDTRIEFVTAGVLLRRMLSDPGLEGTAAVIIDEVHERAIETDLLIGLLGEARQLRDDLAVIAMSATLDADRVAHVLGTDAAPAPVVTQTVPAHPLKERWMPSSAPRLDGRGVTRGFLDHVADVAVSSGRELFRTDRTADALVFAPGAREVSEIARRLHEKAGDIDVRELHGQMPAAEQDAVIRGRRADQPPRIIVTTSLAESSLTVPGVRLVVDTCLSRQPQRDAARGMSGLVTVPTSRSSAVQRAGRATRQGPGTVVRCVDERTYAAAPARPAPEIATTDLTDAALLLACWGTPGGAGLRLLDPLPADSLRDAVTVLRGLGAIDDDGRATDAGRELARIPTDPRLARALRDGSRIVGEQLAAEVVALLGGDARVADGDVAAAVSALRHRRDPEARRWTREVSRLRRFTPAGVPHRESPAADAVGLVIALAFPDRIGRRVDRSSHGATFLLASGTRAGVTGALADAEWLAIADVARAQGRAAAGTGAVIRAAAVIDEDDVERAAGHLLTDRVEAEFVDGRVTARRERRIGAILRSSAPVKAGTDGSGHDAVRRAIERNGLDVFRWSDAATHLRRRLALLHREIGDPWPDVSDKALLSDLESWLGPELTTLAGGTPASRIDLAPALRRLLPWPAATDFDALAPERLTVPSGSNVRITYPPSDDPTARPVVAVKLQECFGWAETPRVANGRVPVLFHLLSPAGRPLAVTDDLASFWSGPYAQVRAEMRGRYPKHPWPEDPWQAVPTRHTKNRAARG
- a CDS encoding SDR family NAD(P)-dependent oxidoreductase, which produces MRRLTLAGNTTVITGAASGMGAEVARQLSASGARLALIDHNAEGLTALAEQLGEGVTTHIVDLRDDDAVFAAAADIVAAHPRINALITCAGSSMLGTLEQLTMEEMRWLIDVNLWGTVSITKALLPVMRRQPAAHITHLASVYALAAPAGRIPYSMSKFAVRAFSESLRHELEDSSVTVGAVYPAGVRTGIILHGRYAASIDPSVAARAASAQAAMYHTEPSDAAARIVRATVRRRARTMVGREARLIDVLVRFSPSRYWRVMRGPLRQAVDTTTPTV
- a CDS encoding asparagine synthase; protein product: MGRTADAIAEGVAIATAAARLDVKNRILVGTIAGGGVFDADRYLADAREALLAMAAESEQAAETATRLRKRARGRYSDPAGTHDYRDRDVRNLRRRAKQSAGVAERLTAMAQDEEKLGALVEQAREAAWADVRGNLDRRLVVEGMRPDQDPDYATMREARMQALRLVDLQALSSQQRARRKAKGAS
- a CDS encoding NADPH-dependent F420 reductase, translating into MTTFGIIGAGHIGSQVARAAVAHGHEVVIANSRGPETLRDLVEELGPRARAATAEEAGAAGDVVVVSVPLHALSKVPVEPLAGKIVLDTNNYYFERDGHIEALDKGETTTSQLLQEHLPASKVAKAFNHITWSDITTDGTPAGTPNRRALATSSDFSEAAAFVTAFYDEIGFDTVDVGPLSESWRVERDRPAYVRRQNAQELEENLAVANRLP
- a CDS encoding GntR family transcriptional regulator; translated protein: MGATEGELESARVARILREDIVLGRRAPGTKLVERDIAAELQVSRLPVREAIRMLVSEGVVVTRPRKWAVVREYTLEDVRNFSEVRLMLETALFVLAAERHDDETLTHLHEIVEREEAAAREGDVLAARSAAAAFHQYMVVLAGNDVLAELTETFVTRLRWIFGTYEDAGAMAASHRELFDAIASREAPEVRQLVEAHLEAGREATERRFLERMSRRSADPRTDDGDEDVAVGD